The genome window TAACAGGTCAAAACCTATTATTTTTGGGGGAATAAGCTCGCCAATTTCTTTTGAATGCAAGCTGCATATACCCAAATCATCAAATTCCCCAGGATACAACTCATCTGACCAACAATATCGATCGTCTTGTGAGGCTTCTTCACAACTGATGGAGAGTAACTCCACTACAAGCAACCGCTGCTTAGAGCAAACAATACCAATAAGAATAGAGTTACAAGCAAAGGTGATCTATTACATGtccaaataaaatagaaatctGGAGTagcaaaacaaaaccaaaattcaCCTTCAAATTTAGTTCAAGTATGAACATCTGAACAAGTTCCTCCGCTAATTTCTCTGAGAGATTGTTCAAAGATCACAAATGTCATGATTAAATGTGTTGGAGAATTGAAAAAAAGACAGCCAAATAAAAACTCAAGAGGATAATAGGCATGGTTAAGTATCATACTACATGAGTTTGGGAAGATTGACATGCCAACACATCATGGTTTGAAGTTCCAACCTGTTTTCATagaaaaaacacaattttccaTTCTCGAGGCAATAGAAATGAAGTCTAAATGTAACTTCTAATTTTTTACACCCTCCCTCCCTCCATGTAGTTTTAAATTATAACTCCCGGAACCTACTCCCTCCCTCTcgctaatttaattttaaagataCTCAAAAGCTCATTTAAACTCTCCCAAACTTCTCAAAGTTCACTGTAACTATTCAAAACTGCTTGGAACTCAATACAATCACCACTTTATTTGACATGGAATATTAGCTTaacaatgtttttttatttttattttttgataggcaaataagagTATGCATATTAATGACATATTAGCTTAACAATGAGGTGTATGCTTTTTCAAAGTACAATAACATTTGGGTAATTCACTTACacttcttaataaaagaataCTTGCTAAGATATAATGTTAAGAGACATGTGCTAAAAATACAAATGATCAACCTACttttgattaaatatataacttaaaatttttgaatgtgAACATACATTTATTTTCTGATATTACGTGAAGTTAATAGACCTAGTAAATTACATGGCACCTCATATGAGCTTTCACTAGTAATTAACCTCATATGGCATAAGTTCCCATATTGGTATATTGTACAATTTCCCTGTTAAGTGAGAGTTGTATGAATTTTCAAGAGCACATCTCCATTTTAGCTGTTGAGCTTAAAGGGTGAGCAAAATCATCCTAAACATCTTGTAATCTTCACATCTATTTTTCCCATAAATAAAACAGTTTCAAATGCAGTGAAGCCAAATTCCATTTGGGGGAGTTAAAGAAAAAGCAGTGGATGAAGAATGAGTAAGCATAAACAGGGTACTAGAATACATACTCTGTGTATATTGGAGTTTGttcctttattttattcctttttttttttccattttcattcgGGTTTCTTTTTTTGAATATTGAAAGTATAGAAATTTAAGCATTTAAAGTTAGCAGTTTcgtatttattttctaatttcattGAGTAATTCTGGAAGGAGACCTTTGTTGTCCAATGACTCAATCCATGCAGGAGGGTTTAGCTCCTGGTGGTCCCAGTATAGCTGATATCCCTAAATGCATTTTCCTTTGGGTGCTTGTTTTCCTTCTTGTCTTTGAATAATGGAAGTTCTATTACCCATGAATTGGCAAGATATCctaaaaatttgagagaaatttAAGCTTGGAAGGAAGCAGTTCCAGATTTCTTGTTGCTTCTTTGTCCTTAAAGAGTTTATTTTCAGTTAGGTCTAATCTAATTTACTATTTATCCACATAAATACTGCTCTAATTCTGCAAGGTAACATCTTTCACACCTATAACGGACCTAATAACACATGTTCAGTATGCATACCATATCCTTGTATGCTGACAA of Vitis vinifera cultivar Pinot Noir 40024 chromosome 17, ASM3070453v1 contains these proteins:
- the LOC100260446 gene encoding uncharacterized protein LOC100260446, producing MSIFPNSCKKLAEELVQMFILELNLKRLLVVELLSISCEEASQDDRYCWSDELYPGEFDDLGICSLHSKEIGELIPPKIIGFDLLYVLISSQMMRSYRFTLQLGLQR